The Colius striatus isolate bColStr4 chromosome Z, bColStr4.1.hap1, whole genome shotgun sequence DNA window AGCCAGTGGCAGCTTAGCCAAGCCCTGGGGAGCTGAAGGGCTGGGGAACTCTCCATGTGCTGACCTTTGTTAACTCCGTTCAGCCATTCCTGTGCTGTCAGTGCTGGCTGGGGTCCTGTTGTCAAGGGGTAGATATCTTCCTGGAATGACTCTGACTGCAAGCAAACAGAGGCCCAGAATTCGAATGTTAGTGAGGTTTTGGCTCTAGAACAACCATCTGTAACACAGCTGCACCTACTGGGTAGAGCCTTGGGAATCCATTGTTCACTTTTTCCCAGGGTGattcttcttccttccacagGGAGATATTCAtgtcagagaatcacagaatcacagaatggtagaggttggaagagacctctaaagatcatctagtccaacacccctgctcagcaagtccacctagatcaggtcacatagaaacgcatccaggtgggtttttaaatcCTCCAGAGAAAAAGACTCCATAGCCTctttgagcagcctgtgccagggctccctcacccttacagttttcttctttatgtttaagtggaatttttgtgttccagcttttgtccattacctcgtttcctgtcactggacactaaagaaaaaagcattgccccatcctcttgacatccacctttcaaagAGTtgcaagtattaatgaggttgcccctcaatctcttctacaggctgaacagccccagatctcgcAGGCtgtcctcatcagagagatgctccacttccctgatcatctttggggccctgcactggactctctccagaagttccctgtccttcttgagctggggagcccagaactggacacaggactccagatgaggcctcaccagggcagagtagagtagTATGTCACCCAACATCATCCTTCAACCCCTCTCTTTCATTTGTCATTACATCAAACAGATGCCACCAACTGAGGTTTGTAGTCAGTTAATTGACCTGATAATCAGAGACTCCATGTTGCACCCAGATTGAGCAAATCAGTGAGCAGGTCTTAGAAAGTTAGGTAGCACACAGAGACCTAACTCTTGAGTTGCCCAGACAGGGTTTGTTGTCACGGCTGCTCCACAAACTGACTAGCTTTGTCTCTCAGACCAGGAGCAGTCTTATTCTATCTACTCTTCTGCCCCCAAGAGTCATAGACAGGAGACATTGCCTCTCTTTTCACTCATATTTGTCTCAGATGAATATGATCTGAGGGTAACTTACCCGTCGAGGCACAATCATGGAGATGGGCTCAATGAGGCCTTTAGTTGGTATGAGTTTGTAGAAACGGAAAATCTCACAAGCTGACACTTCAAGGCCTCTCTTTGGCATAATTCCTGGTGGGATATCATGAAACAAATGAGGTATAAGTGCCTCTAGGTAAGTTAATGTGATTtgccatggaaaaaaaaggccaccaaacaaaaaaaggagtcACAGCATCCACTCCACAGCAGTTTTATCTAAAATCTGCACCCAAAACTGGCTCAGTCGCACAAATGACAAGGataagtcattttttttctgtccatgtGTGTTACAAGTTGCTACACACAGCACCTGTGGTTTTCATGCTAAGTGTCCTGTTCCTTATGCATTCTCATGAGCTGCAAATAGAGTGACCAGGACTGAGCAGAACTAGCAACTTGATGCCACAGGATTTTACCATTGGGATCACTAGAAGGCAACTTCAGGACAGTTAGAACACACCAGAAAATCCTTCCAGACCAGTAGCCTTCCCTCCAACACTGTCACAAAGCACAATGGAGTATGAGAAGGGTGTGAACATCTACTCTATCAGATAGACagcactttttgtgtttcagggaTTGGCTAAGACACACAAGGTCCCTAAATACCTAGTAACCTCAGTGGACTTCTCTCCCATGACCTTGTACAGTCCAAAGCCTATAATCACGTCAACTCCCTTAACAAAACAGATTGCCTCTCCCGGTAAAGGTTGCTCCATGGTATCCCACAAGAGCTTTGTTTTCTACTAATACCAATTGACTTCCTTAAACAGTAGATTCTATGTGAAGAACTGTTACTCCATACATTATGCATCCATCTAAATGCAAATCTAAACTCCTCTCCCACacaatgtattttgttttggcAACATCAAGAAAGAAGCTTTTGTGCAATAATCTTAGCAGTGTGTTCAATCAGAAGAATAGATCAGATTAGGAAAGTAGATTTTATTTACTTAGGCATGTTAAAAACCTTTTCTCTTCGTGGAATGGTTTTTAAAGAGACTCTAACAACATAAAGTCAAAATGCTGTACATTGAAAGGATTATAAAAGCTGAAGAGCTGAGAGATCTTCCAGTTAAGATTAAAATACTTTACTTCTTTACAATAACAGTTTTTTGAAGGAGACCTGCAGGCACAAAATCCAGTGCTGGTAAATATCTGTAACAATGTCCCATAAGAACAGGAGTGTCCACAAGTAGTGTGGAGGGGTGGCAAGTGGTCAAAAAAACATGTCAGTCTATACAAGAACAGGGCAGACTGGAGAAGTTTCAAAAAGGGCTACTAATAGAGTCTGAGAGCTGAAAGTCAAATTCTGTAGCTTTAATGACTTAAATAGTGGGTAGTATGTGGACAGGTTAATAAGAAAGAGTCTCCAGTGGAGGAGAGGTGACCGAATCACTGCAGGTTTATCTCTAAATGGTAAACAGAAGTacacaagaaggtagacaagCAATAAGAGTGAATGGATTAAAATGTGGACCACCCACTACCAGAGAAATGCCAGAGTGGAAACAACGTCAGCAGAGTTGGATGCCAAAAATCATGAGCAGATTGACAAAGGGCAAGGAGCATTCTCCATCCTTAAATCCAGACTATCCTCCCTTTCACCTAGACCAGATATGTGAGAGGGGATGCATCAGATAAAGCTGCAAATGTCATGTTCTGCTGGTCAGAAGGGACTCTTCCAAGCTGTGACCCTGTCATACCACCTGTGATGTACAGGTCAGTTGGGCGAAGCTGGGTGTTACACAACTGTAAACTTTAGTGAAGTCTGGAACCTGACCCCCTCCCTTTTCTAAAAAAACACACATATCATAAATATCTATCCATGATATTTTGGATAGCTGTGGACATTGACAGTGTCTAAAACAAAGAAGCCACCATCCTTTTGTAATGTTAGATCACTCACCCATTCCCTTCTGTGGTAAATGAGAACGATATTCCATCAGGTAGTTCAGATATGGTTTCTCAGGGTTTATCTCATAGTACCTTATATTTCCATCGCCctgaaggcaaagaaaatgaatataagCCAAGCTTTGCTATTAAGCCTGAGAGTCTGAGAATCCATGGTCCCAGAAGCCATGCAAGGTCAAGGCTGAACCAAATATTTAGCCACAGATTCCTCTGTGGGAAGGTTCAGGCTCTGCAGTGTACCTCCCCACAGTAAACATGGCACACCTGCAATGCAAATGTGGTCTGGTGCCACAGCACTCTCAGGCCCCATTTCATCAACCCACATCCTTAGGTTAACATGCCTCAGGAGCTTTTTTCACTCCAGTCTGATGCAATAGGTCAGGACAAGAATCCTGGACAGCACTCACTAACATGGAAAGCACTTACCTTTCCCACCACATAAAGCATACGCGTGTCTGAGTCatagaaaggaaacagaagtcCTGAAGAGCCATCCAGATCCTCCTCCAGTAAAGGCACAGAAAGGTCATTCTGGGTAGGACACAGGAAAAAATGGACAGCTGTAATCACTTGTCCATCACCTCAAGTTCGGGACATCTTACCTGAATCCCTTCTGACAGCAGCATGTGAGCACAGCTCTATAATGACCTCAGGCCATGGCCAGCTGCTGAGAAGAGGGCCATGCACAGGCTTTTTCAAAGCTCTATGGGTGGAAAATGAgtgctctggctctggctcttgACAGTGCAGCACATCAGGACATCGGCTCCTGCCTCTAGAACATTTTAGGCAGCTAATTGACATTTCAGGGATAGATGCAGTAAGAAACACTGTCTGTCTCTGTGGGACACCAGACTCAGGGAGATGGAGAGGCCTTCAGGGCAACATCTGCATCACACGCTGAATTACTCACATTCTCTGACTGCTCCTTGTCAGGGCAATACCTCCACAACAGTGGAGCTGCAACACTCACCACAGTAACAGCCTCATCAATCAGTCTCCAAACCGCACGGTGTGAAGGTGTCCTTTGCTAAAGCTGCCACTGGCCTTTTGCAAGAGGACATGGCACACCACTCCAAACACAAGGCTGGCATGTCACCTCTCCCCACCCTGCTGAAGGGAGCAGTATCAGGAAGACAAATGGGTCAGAGCATGGCAGCCCATGGCTACCATTGTGGCTAATGTCACAGAAATATGTATTTGGCAAAGTGTTAGTACATATTTTGTCCCACAGAACTTCACAGCTGTGGGCTCTAGAAAGCCAGAGCTTGCTTAGATGTGATGATGACATGGGTGGAAGTGGACCTCAGAAAGATGCCTGCTGGGCAGGTCCCGTGCCCACGCCTGTCTCTAAGGAGGCTGCACATGCCCAGCCTCACCACCTTCCCAACATATTCTCAAACTAAATGTGCTCAGTTCTTCCCACATCTCTAAAGGCAGTGAAACCCTGATGTGAAATGCATGGTGTGTCAGAGCACTGTGCAGCTCTGTGGAAAGCCTTCAGAAAGCAGCACAGTGGTTTGCTTCTCACATAGGTGAAGTAACCACATCCAAACATAGCCAAATGGCAAATCACAAGCCTGGTCTATCCACTTTGTCTGGTCCAGAGGATGACAgcacaacaaaggaaaaaacaatgtGCTGCAAGGTGGATGACACAGAGGGACAAAGTGAGATACTGACATAGGAAAAGCATCGCACTTCATATGAGAGGGATAGAAGAGAGCAGAGCTTCAGCAGGCTAGCAGCCATCATGACAGGGGTCATATCTTGGAAGTGGCCAGTGACTGCTACCTCAATATTCTCCTGTAAGGAATCATcagaaaccaaaaaaatcatACATCTTTTTCTCCATTGCAGGCTTCACCTGAGTAGAAGAGCTCATATTGTCTAAAGCTCATTTTCCAGTACCAGTAACAATTTGCCAGTAATATCAGTAATAATTTGCCAGTAATACCAGTAAAAGCTGATTTGAAGCCCTTTGAAGAGCTGCTACAAAGGTCCTTTGAATGTCTTCCTGTAGTGGCCACAAcattcaggggtttttttggtggattTCTATGCTGAAAGCTTTGAGAGCTTCTTCAGAAGCTCATACTCACTTAACAGCATCATAGCAGTAGGACCTGTCACCCATTAAGAACTTGACAGAGCACTTCTgtattagaatcacagaatcatagaattggtTTATAAACCAATTCTTAGGTATTTGGCAGATAGAAAACTAAAAGTAAaagtaaaagagagaaaactgaagCTGGCATGATTAACATTACTAGTCCAACTCACTTGATCCCATAATGCAATTTGCCTATTATTCCACTGAGATGTTCCAGTAGAGAACAGCTTTTTCACGTTTCCAAGGAACAAGACTTTATTGGCTTTGTGAGACTTGTAGCTGGCTTCCTATAGGAAGAGAAAGGACACTGGGTAAGAGACTACACTTGTTGCATAGTTACATTTCATGTTGCACAAGATATCTGCAGTCAGGCACAGCTGAAAGATCTGCTTAACGTGGCTGAACTACAGTGAGTGGGGTTTCATGATGATCCTGTGATCACAGAAAAGTGGCTTAAACTTTTCAGGACCATTCCCAGAAGCCCAGCCATTCTCTATTGATTCATATATTTGCAAGAGGGCAACCCCTATTAGTTGCAGGCAGGACTCTCTGTGTACACAAATATGTGCAAATACATAGGAAACACAGGCAGCTCCATCTTACCAACCAATACAAACTAAAGGCAACAACAACAACCCCGGCAGTGGGACAAATGTATACTTGCATCCACGTGCCCAGCTGACCTCTACAAGGTGTCCACAGGAGACTGCAGGAGGGAGCTATGAAAACAGTGCACCTCAAGAAGGGTTTCAGGGAGCAAGAAGCATGGTAGCAAGATGCAGAAACCCCATTTTCAACAATGATAGCAAGTGTTCCATGGAAAGTAGAAAGCAATAGCACATCTGGTGCCTTGGGCAATGCGGGACACAGATGTGTCTTCTTTAAtggcaatcatagaatcatagaatggtaggggttggaagggacctttagagatcaaatGAATCTACCCAGAAGAGGAAGTACTCCAAGAGCtgatcagctggaacacaaacttGCAAACCCAACCTACCTGTAGGACTGTTCCTGCACGAGGGTCTATCAGGCGTATCTTTTTGTCCCTGCAGGCTGTAGCAAGGAGACTGCCATCTGTGTTGAATGACATGGAGAGGACCACATCTCTGTGAGCATCGAGGATCTTCACTGGGTTTGAGACGACAACCTCCTTGGTGTCAAGGTTCCAGATCATTATCTGGagcaaaagaacagaaaaaaatcagtccttTGCCTCCTGACCAGCTGGGTACTATGAGTACCTTATtaacttcctcctctcttctctacATGTATAGGTCTTAACCATTGTAAGTAGTTGTTCTctagcatttaaaataatttgtggTACTTACCCTGATATACTTACAGCAGTATATCAGGGACATAGTGTCTGCTAAGAATGTCCAATATTCTCATTTCATTTGCAATCACATTTTATACATAAAAACGTCCAGCATCAGTGCAGATATTTGCACTAGCACGAGAATGAAGCCAAACAAAAGTGCATGGCCTTGCATGTTGTATGCAATCCACTAAAGGAGAAGGGCAGAGCAGACTGAAATTCAACAGAAGACTGGAAAATTGGCAAGTGCTTTTGAACTTGTAGCAACGTCTTTTTGCCTTTGGGGTCACCATGCAAATTCTCCCTGAAGAAGGCTTATGAATTATTTAGTATTATCTCACAGCTTGAAACTAAAACAGATTTCCAAACACCCTGCCAAACAAGGTGTCCCAGAAGGAGAACTCCACAGAGAACAGACCCACCTTGTAGTCATAGCCGGAGCTGAAGAGGATGTTGTTAGCAGTGGGATGCCATTCAATGAGGCCTACTTTTCGAACATGCCCAAGAAGCTCCTTCTTCGGACTGGTAATGTTTGTTGTTAGCAAGTGCTTGGGGATGTCCCAGATTTTAACCTGAATGGCACAGGATGGGTCTTAGTGAGATTCCTGAGTAAGGAGCTAATTCGGAACTTACTATTATGCTCTTGACATTATTTCCTTGGTACTGAATAGGAATGCTTCTGTCTTtattaaatgtcttttaaatttaTGTCTCTACATTTCTGTGGGCCTGAAGACTCCTCTTTACCCTCCACCTTTAACCACGAGTCCTACCATTTCATTTTAACTTGGCAATCCCAGCCTTACACCAGCCCAACTAcaaaaatttgttttgaaagagaaatggtAAACCATAGATATTCCAGACCTTGTCTCCTAACAAACTCTGAGCAGGGACAAGCAAATCTGAAATAGGCTTCAGCAGAAGGGTCCTAGAAGATATTATAGCAGGGACTGATCCAAGCAGTCATCCACTCCACACTACCTGATAAAAGAACTGAGAACTTCCCTGGTGAGATAACAGCTATAGCACTATTTGCCCTACAGAAAACTGCACTAGTACTGAATGATTTGCAAATGACACAGACATTTGTCGAAGTGTACAGAAGCCTACTCAGGCGGCCAAATGGTAGAAGTCCATCAGAAACCTAAGTACAGGGGTCCATTGGCCTCCAGATTAAGCTTTACAGCAGTAAGTGAAAGCATCACACTTTACAGCTTCAAAAGTTACCATTAAAGTGTGGGACtgagaaagcaggagagggaaaaataGGTTGTGCTCATGCGTAGAAGAACTGCCTAGAATGAACCATTCTCTCCCCAGGCTATGAAATGGTTGATGctaaaagcaaggaaaagccTGTGGCTGAAATCTCAGGAAGCATTAAGCAGCAGAATTTGCCAGTGCTCAGTGTGCAGAAGAAGCAGATTTTTGAGACAGACCTGCCAGTTCAAGCAGGAACAATGCAAGAGCTGCTTGCCCCTCTACGCCTTGAAGAAAACCTGACAAAGCAAAGTAAAAGGCACAGAGTTGCCCTTCTAACCACAGGGAAGAAGATCTTCAGCAAGCTGAATTCATACGTGCCTGATGATTTGCCAAAAGGAACAAAAGGGGTAAAGAGGATAAGTTCTTTCTGCATACTGTTTAAACTCTCAACCACTAGCACCAGTCTCAGTGCTAAACTTGCCTGAAGCAGCAGTGGGAGCTGGAAAGGGCACTGAGTGTTCACAGAGACTATGGGCCCTGCCGTGTCCAAAAGTACTACTGTATGTGCTTCAGCTACATGCCACAAGAGATAGCTGTGGTACTGCCAAGGCAAGATCCAGAAAAGCTGGTTAATGGCCAAGAAATCTCTGAGGAATGTGGGTGATGGCAAACTTGTACCACCTTCACAGAAGCTTGTGCCCTTCCTCAAAATTTCCAAGGAGACCCAGTCCAGGAATGCCATCAGATGCCTTATTGCACACAAGTCAGAACAGCAGTTTATGCCAATGCTCAGAAATCATTAGATCTTTAACAATAGACTGCGAGGAAGGCTTTGACTGTAATTTCCATCCCAGTGGAAATGGTGGACATCTCTGGGATCCCAAAAACTTCCTCAGACTTCTCTTATCACAGAGAAAGTGTTGCTGTGGAGATATACCAACAGTAGGTCTAATCTGAGCTCTCTAGTACACACCAGGAAAAGTAAGACAGATGTTGACCTCACAGAGTGAGTACAACAGAGGACAAGTGCAGCACAAATCTGAGGAGAGCTGGAAAGAAAGGGATTTATTCAGTCTGGGAGACAAAAGTCTGAGGAAAGTTCTTCTGGCTGCCCTTTAACTGCATTGCAGGAAAGCACAGAGAAGATGGAGCAAGGCTGTGGAAGTGCACAAGGAGAGCACCAAAGGATACAAATGACAGTATGGGCACTCCCTGGACATCAAAGGAGTCCTATTTTCCTTACAAGGAAAGTACTCAACACCTGGAAAAGAGCCCATTGAGGCTACAGGATCTGTAGCCTTGGAGTTATTCCCTGCTAATCTGGACATGACTTGAAGCAACCTGATTCAACTGgcctgctttgagcagggcTTGGACTGACTGAACTCCACAGGTCTAGCTACCAAAAACACAGCCTGCTGTCCTCCCTGTTTAGCAGAGGAAAGAAGTGTCCCTACATTGTGACACTATTCAGGAGACCCCTAAGATCTCATTTCCTCAATGACAATAGAAGGGTAGTACCAAAAAAGAGACTACAGTCACAAGACAAATAACCAAGAACAACTTTTGGTGCTGAGATCAGTGACAAGCCTCACATTTCCATTCTTTAACGTGGAGAATGATGCAGTGCCCAGTAGGAAACTGGAAAAGCAAGCTGACATAGACAGCGTATCTGCATAGACTctggggtcttggtggacaacAGAATAAATACAAGTCAGCAGCATGCCCTGGTAGGAAAGAAAGTTATCAATATCCTGGTCTGGAACAACAAGAAGATAGCCACTAGATCAAGGGAAGCAATTTTCCCCTTCACCTAGCAATCACTAAACAACAGCTGGAATATCACATCTCTTGCATCCCAGTGCAAGAGAAATGATCATAAATCTGAATAAGTCCAGTGGAGGCCACCAGGATGCTCAGGAGGCTGTGGCACTTGTGCTCAGAGGAGCAGCTTGATGAAATGGACTTgctcagcctgaagaagagacaGCTTCAGGAAAAATTGATAGAAGCCTTCAATACTTCCAAGAGTACTGCGAAAATAGAGCCAGGCTCCATCTTGAAGTGCAGGGTGGGAGGACAGGATACAGTGTACATTAACTACACTGAGAAGGTTTTGACTgcatatgagaaaaaaaaattcccacgTGACTGGTtgaacaggtttcccagagaggtggtgaagTTTCCATCCTTGCAGATTTACAAGACCCAGCTCCATAAAGCTGTGCTGAAGTGTGGGTAGAGACTGTCCAAGCTCCTTTCCAACACAAATGGTTGTTTCTGTAACTGCAGCAGGAAGCTTTGAAGCTTGTGCTTGTTCTTCACCTAAGGCTCAAAAGAAGTTGTGGTGGTGCCTCACTGTCACAAGTCCTTTCTGAGGAGGCGTGAAACCTGGCATACAGGttggaagataaaaaaaaaaaaaaaaccctcacaagcAGCCCAGAAattggaaaacaaaccaaaaaaagcctTCAAAAAAGATAGAATATACAAAGAAACAAAGGCAAGTCACTAAACAGGAAGGACAATTTAAAGGGCCTAGACTTCCAATTCAAGAGTGAttttcagcagagctgaaaTGGCAGAGGATatgcacccagccagggctggagaaaatgaaaaggaaagccTCCTTGATGCTGTGTGGCAGTGGGTGAATATATTCAGTG harbors:
- the CORO2A gene encoding coronin-2A, whose protein sequence is MSWHPPYRSSKFRHVFGKAASKDNCYDSVPITHNVHDNHFCTVNPHFIAVVTECAGGGAFVIIPIQQTGKLDPHYPRVCGHKGNVLDIKWNPFNDFVIASCSEDATVKIWDIPKHLLTTNITSPKKELLGHVRKVGLIEWHPTANNILFSSGYDYKIMIWNLDTKEVVVSNPVKILDAHRDVVLSMSFNTDGSLLATACRDKKIRLIDPRAGTVLQEASYKSHKANKVLFLGNVKKLFSTGTSQWNNRQIALWDQNDLSVPLLEEDLDGSSGLLFPFYDSDTRMLYVVGKGDGNIRYYEINPEKPYLNYLMEYRSHLPQKGMGIMPKRGLEVSACEIFRFYKLIPTKGLIEPISMIVPRRSESFQEDIYPLTTGPQPALTAQEWLNGVNKGPLLVSLRPSSGVVNSLPQSVEPEPAMKTTDLRQHEGWRGRMSLEDMQKPNEIKDRRKPLKVEEKLPEKEQMCLSNGFDVFECPPPKTENELLQMFYRQQEEIRRLREIIIQRDVQIKHMGLKLRNLCTDASSY